Part of the Eubacterium sp. 1001713B170207_170306_E7 genome, AGTGGCTGGAATACAGAAAATCGGCAATAGCGGTGACAACTTATCACTCGTATAAAACTAGGATCGAAAGAAAAATTGCTCCTTATTTTGATGAGCGAAAGCTGAAGCTGGGTTCCTTAAAAGCTGCACATGTGCAGGAGTTTTATATTTATTTAGAAAATGAAAAATTGAAGCCTTGTACAATAAAGTGTTATCATGAATTGATGAATACCGCACTAAATTACGCAGTTCGTTCTGAGTTGATTTTGGCTAACCCGCTTCGTCTGGTATATAGACCTGTTGTTAGAAAAGCAATTGAACCACACAGCTGTTATAACGAGCTTGAACTTGAAAAATTATTCAAAGTAAGTGAAGGTACATTACTGGAGATACCGATATTATTAGGTGCATTTTATGGCCTGAGAAGATCAGAAATTATAGGGTTAAAATGGAGTGCGGTTGACTTTGAGAATAACTTAATTAATATTAACCATACGATTGTTCCGGTATATAGTGAGTCAAGTTATATCTATGTCAAGGAAAACAGGACAAAAACGATTAGCAGCAGAAGGACACTTCCTTTGATTGATCCGGTAAAGGGTAAGCTGATCAAGCTAAAAGCAATCCAGTTGAATAACCGCCTGGTGTGTGGTAATGCTTATGAAGATACGGAAGGATATATATGCGTAAATGAAGTAGGAAGATTGTATACTCCAAACTGGCTTACGACATCTTTTGGAAAACTTTTAAAGAAGCATGGATTACGGCGTATAAGGTTTCATGATCTCAGACATAGCTGTGCAAGTATTCTTCTAAGAAAAGGTGTCCAGATGAAATATATACAGGAATGGCTTGGACACAGTAATATCGCAACAACAGCAGATATCTATTCGCATTTAGAAGTATACGATATGATTCCACTGGCATCAACGATTGAAAAAGCGATGCAGGTTCCGGACAATCCAGAAAGCAGTAACCTGTTGTCATTTGTTTGATAAAAACGGAAAAAGATGTTAGAATAAATTAAATAAAAAATTGGGCAGAAATTTTGGGCAGAAAAGACTTGATATTGCATAAAGCGTTCAGCCTAAGTTAGTAAATTTTAAAATATAAAAAAGAAAAGTTGAAAACAAAATATCGAAAAAACCCTTAAGAAATCTCGTTTTTCACATGACTGTGATATATGCAACATACTTTTTCGGTGAAGGTGGGTATACTTGATAACAAGTGAAAGAAATAAGTTATCAAGGAGGCATACAAATGTCAATGTTTTGTTTTCAGTGTGAACAGACTGCTTTAGGAAAGGGCTGCACCAAGCACCAGGGTGTGTGTGGCAAGAAGGACCACACCGCACAGCTGCAGGATGAGCTGACAGGCGCGATGATCGGTCTGGCGCGTGTGATGGAAAAGGAAGAAGTGCCCAACGATGAAGTCAGCAGGCTGGTGATGAAGGGATTATTTACCACGGTGACCAATGTCAATTTTAATGACCCTTCCACTAAAGAACAGGTGACCGCGCTGCATAACCTGCAAAAGGCCATCGGCGGCGAAGTACGTGATTTTGACATGCGGGAGCTCTGGAACGCCAATGAAGATATCCGCTCCTTAAAATCGCTGATCCTGTTTGGCCTGCGCGGCATGGCAGCCTATGCCTACCATGCCGATGTGCTGGGCTGCCACAATGAGGATGTCAACGCCTTTTTCCTGACCGCGCTGCGCGCCATTGGCGGCGAAGAGGATATGGATACCCTGCTGGCGCTGGTCATGGATACCGGCAATGTCAACCTGCAGTGTATGGCCATGCTGGACAAAGCTAACACTGAAACCTACGGAATGCCTGAGCCGACCGAGGTTTCCATGACCATTGAGAAGGGGCCATTTATCATCATCACAGGGCATGACCTGCATGACCTTTATCTTCTTCTGGAACAGACAAAGGACAAAGGGATCAACATTTATACTCACGGCGAGATGCTGCCCACCCATGCCTATCCGAAGCTGAAGGCTTATCCGCACCTCAAGGGAAACTTTGGTACCGCGTGGCAGAACCAGCAAAAGGAATTCGACGGTGTGCCGGCACCCATACTCTACACCACCAACTGTCTGATGCCTGTCAAAGATTCCTACAGCGACCGTGTTTTCACCACCGAGGTGGTCTCATACCCTGAAATGGTACACATCGGACCAGACAAGGACTTTACCCCTGTTATCGAAAAAGCACTGGAGCTGGGCGGCTATCCGGAGGATCATAAGATGACCGGTATCAACGGCGGCTCGGTATTGACCACGGGTTTTGCGAGGGGAACGGTGCTGTCTGTGGCCGACAAGGTGGTAGAAGCTGTAAAGGGCGGCGATATTTCTCATTTCTTCCTAGTTGGCGGCTGTGACGGTGCGAAGCCGGGACGTAACTATTATACAGAGTTTGTTAAACAGACTCCGGAGGATTCCATTATCCTGACGCTGGCCTGCGGCAAATACCGGTTTAACGATTTAGACCTTGGAACGATTGATGGACTGCCAAGAATCATGGATGTTGGACAGTGCAACGACGCTTACTCTGCCATCCAGATCGCGCTGGCTTTGGCGGATGCCTTTGACTGTACGGTCAATGAGCTTCCGCTCACGCTTGTGCTGTCCTGGTACGAGCAGAAGGCAGTCTGTATTCTTCTGACGCTGCTGTCCCTCGGCATTAAAAATATCTATCTTGGACCAACACTTCCTGCCTTTGTTTCGCCCAATGTTTTAAATGTGCTGGTCCAACGTTTTGGCCTGACACCCATCTCCACGCCGGAAGAAGACCTGAAGAAGATTCTTGAAAAATAAGCGGCACAGCCAAAGCCCGGATCATCATCCGGGCTTTCTTTTATGGACAGACAATGTCATGACATATGGACATTTTGTAAAAAATGCGCTATACTAGGTGGTAATGACATAAGAAAGGCGATTAGATTATGGGATTATTTGATCATCAACTCGATAAAAATATACCGGTGCCGCTTTATTACCAGCTCAAAACACTACTGGAAGCGTACATCGAAAAGGAACATACCAATTACGAAGAACCCATTCCAACAGAAATGGAGATCAGCGAGGCCTTTGGCATCAGCCGGCCAACGGTGCGCCAGGCCATCAATTCACTGGTGGTGGAGGGAAGACTCTACCGCAAAAAGAGCAAGGGCACCTTTGTGACCCGGCCGAAAATCCATCAGAATTTTCTGGAATCGATCCAGAGCTTTAACGAGGAAATGCAGGAGAAAGGCCTGACGCCTAAAACCGAAGTGCTTGGTCTGGAGGTGGTGGCCTGTGACGAAGAGGTGGGGCGCGCCCTGCAGCTGGAGGTGGGAACAGAGGTTGTACGGCTTGAACGTCTGCGCTACGCCAATGACGAGCCCATCGTCCATGTGGTCAGCCATCTGCCGTGCCGCCTGTGCAGTGAAATGCTGGAAAAGGATTTTACCCGGGTGTCCATGTATCATGTGATGGAAACCGAGCTGAACATGACCATCGACTATGCCACCAGGCGGCTTGAGGCCATTCTGGCGGACAGTGCGACCGCTAAAATCCTGGGGATCAGCAAGGGCTCCGCAATCCAGTATATTCAGACCATCGCCTACCTGACCGATGAGACGGCAGTGGAATACTCCAAAGCGCATTACCGCGGTGACCGGAGTCATTTTACCTTCAGATTAAAACGGAATTAAGCTTAAAAAAGACCAGCATCCGCTGGTTTTTTCTTTTTTGCGCTTGACACTTGTACAATATGATGTTATTATGTAAATACATAAGAACAATAAATGAAGCGAGGATTTACATGAAAACACTAACTGTTAAAGAACTGGCAGGCTATTTTGATCACACACTTTTAAAGGCCTTTGTTACCGATGAGGATTTTAAAAAGCTGTGTGACGATGCCGATAAATATGGCTTTAAGATGGTGGCCATCAACTCGGCCCCGGTTGCGTTGTGCAAAAAGTACCTGAAGGATTCTCCCGTGCATGTGGGGGCGGCCATCAGCTTTCCCCTCGGGCAGACAACCATTGAAGCCAAGGTTTTTGAGACTGAAAACGCCATTGAAAACGGCGCGGATGAAATTGATTATGTCATCAACATTGTCGAACTGAAAAATAAGAATTATGATTATATCAAGCGTGAAATGGAAGCCATTGTCGCCGTCTGCCGCAAACACGGTGTGCTGTCAAAGGTGATCTTTGAAAACTGCTACCTGACAAAGGACGAGATTGTAAAGGTTGCTGAGATCGCAAGGGAAGTGAAGCCGGACTTTATCAAAACCTCGACAGGCTTTGGTACTGGCGGAGCCACCGTGGAGGATGTAAAGCTTATGAAGTCCGTTGTGGGCGATGACGTGAAAGTCAAGGCGGCCGGCGGTATCCGCGATCTTGAAACCTGCCTGGCCATGATCGAAGCCGGTGCGGAACGGATTGGCAGCAGCAGCAGCATTGAAATTACAGAAGCTTACGCAAAAACATTATAAAAATCATTTTTGAGGAGAGGTTAAAATGAAAAAATATTTACTGGCACACGATTTGGGAACATCCGGAAACAAGGCGACGCTGTACAGCACAGAAGGGGAACTGGTCAAAAGCTGTGTTCAAAGTTATGATATGCTTGTCAGCAACAACAACTGGGTTGAGCAGCGGCCAGAGGATTTCTGGAACGCGGTCTGTGTCTCCACCAAAGAGCTGGTGCAGGACATCGACGTGAACGACATTGCCGCCATATCCTTCAGCGGCCAGATGATGGGGTGCATCTGTGTGGATAAAGAGGGTAAGGCCCTCAGAAACGCATTGATCTGGGCGGACATGCGCGCCACAAAGGAAGAGGAAATGATCCGTGAACGCATCAGCGAGGAAGATTTTTATCACCTCACAGGCCATAAGATCAGCCCGTCCTACGGCGGCCAGAAGCTGATGTGGGTTAAAAACAATGAGCCGGAAATCTATGAAAATACCTATAAAATGCTCAACTGCAAGGATTATATTATCCTGAAACTTACCGGGGAGTTTGTCACCGAGTATACGGACGCTTCCTCCACCAACTTGCTGGACTTAAATAAGCTGGAATGGTCCGACCGCCTTTTGGAAGTCATGGGGATCGACCGCGAAAAAATGCCGGCATTGTTAAAATCCACCGATATTGCCGGAACCGTGACGGCTGAAGCCGCCCAGGCCTGCGGACTGGCCGCCGGGATTCCTGTTGTCTGCGGCGGCGGCGACGGCGTCTGCGCGGCTGTCGGCACCGGCTGTACCAGAGAGGGCATTGCCCACAGCTGTATGGGAACCTCCTCATGGATTTCCATCACCACCGAAAAGCCAATCTATGACGAGGAAATGCGCACCTTTACCTGGGCGCACATTGTGCCAGGCTATGTGCTGCCAACCGGAACCATGCAGTGCGGCGGCGGCTCCTATAGCTGGTTTACAAAGGAGCTGTGCAAGTACGAAAGCCTGCTGGGCGAACAGCAGGGCGTCAGCAAGTATGACCTTCTGGATCAGGAAATCGGCGATTCTAAGCCAGGGGCCAACGGTCTGCTGTTCTTGCCATACCTGATCGGTGAGCGAAGCCCGCGCTGGAATCCAAAGGCGAAGGGCGCCTTCATCGGCATTAAAATGGAAACTGAAAAGAAGGATATGGTGCGCGCGGTACAGGAAGGGGTAGCCTTTAACCTGGGCGTGGTCATGGATGTCTTTAAGGGCAAGGGTGTCAAAATTGACGACATGATCGTCATTGGCGGCGGCGCTCAGAGCGACGCCTGGCTCCAGATTTTAGCCGATGTTTACAATATCAATATCCAGAAGCCAAACTATCTGGAGGAAGCCACCTCCATGGGTGCGGCCATCACTGCCGGTGTGGGCGTCGGCGTTTTTGAGAACTTTGACGTCATTGACAAATTCCTGAAAATTGAGGAAACCAAAACGCCGAACACCGACAATCAGCCAGTGTACAGCGCCATGAAGCCGATCTTTGACGAAGCTTACTTTGCCCTGACCGGGGTCTTTGACAAGCTCTCTGAGTTTACAAAATAAATAAAAGCAGCCCAAAGACAGCGCGGACAATAAATCCGTGCTGTTTTTTTATGCGCAATGCCATGATACCGCTTGCATTTGCGGTAAATTCGCGGTAAACTGGTAAGGTATTATAAGGATTGGAGTAAAGAAAATGGCAGTAGATAAGGTAAAGGCATATTTTAAACAGTACGGCATGGAGGATCAGGTAAAAGAGCTGACCGATTCAACCGCGACGGTAGAGCTGGCCGCGCAGGCGGTAGGTGTGATCCCGGCCCGCATCGCAAAAACACTGTCCTTTAAGCGATATGACGAGTGTGTTCTCGTGGTGGCAGCAGGGGACACCAGGATTGACAATAAAAAATTCAAGGAAGAATTTGGCATCAAGGCCAAAATGCTGTCGCCGGATGAGGTTCTGGAATTTACAGGCCATGCGGTCGGCGGCGTGTGCCCCTTTGGCATTAAAAACCCGGATGTGGAGGTTTATCTGGACGACTCGCTCAAGCGTTTTGACACGGTATTTCCAGCGGCTGGCAGCAGTAATTCCATGATTGAGCTTTCCTGTGACGACCTGTTCCAGTACTCTGGCGCCATGAGCTGGGTAGATGTCTGTAAGTATAAGGAGTAAACGCGGTGAAGGAAAACAAATACGACGACGACGTGTTCTTTAAAAAATACAGTGAAATGAGCCGTTCACAGCAGGGGCTGTCGGGAGCCGGGGAGTGGTCTGAGTTGCAAAAGCTTTTGCCGGATTTTGATAACAAGCGTGTGCTAGACTTGGGCTGCGGCTATGGCTGGCACTGTCTGTACGCGGCAGAGCATGGCGCGGCCAGCGTGCTGGGGGTGGATATTTCCGAAAAAATGCTGGAGGCCGCGCGGGAAAAGAACAGCCATGAAAGAATCAGCTACCGGCAGAGCGCCATGGAGGATCTGGATTTTGCGGACAGTGCCTTTGATGTGGTGATCAGCTCGCTGGCGTTTCATTATATCCGGGATTTTTCGACGCTGGCGGCAAGGATCAGCCAGTGGACTGCGCCGGGCGGCGAGTTTGTTTTTTCGGTTGAGCATCCGGTGTTTACCGCCTACGGCACGCAGGACTGGTATTACGACGACGCGGGTGAGATTCTGCATTTTCCCGTAGACCATTATTATTACGAAGGCAAAAGAAAAGCTGTTTTCCTGGGCGAAGCGGTGATTAAGTATCATAGAACCCTCACCACCTATCTCGACACACTACTTAAAAATGGCTTTGAGCTGCA contains:
- the xylB gene encoding xylulokinase, which produces MKKYLLAHDLGTSGNKATLYSTEGELVKSCVQSYDMLVSNNNWVEQRPEDFWNAVCVSTKELVQDIDVNDIAAISFSGQMMGCICVDKEGKALRNALIWADMRATKEEEMIRERISEEDFYHLTGHKISPSYGGQKLMWVKNNEPEIYENTYKMLNCKDYIILKLTGEFVTEYTDASSTNLLDLNKLEWSDRLLEVMGIDREKMPALLKSTDIAGTVTAEAAQACGLAAGIPVVCGGGDGVCAAVGTGCTREGIAHSCMGTSSWISITTEKPIYDEEMRTFTWAHIVPGYVLPTGTMQCGGGSYSWFTKELCKYESLLGEQQGVSKYDLLDQEIGDSKPGANGLLFLPYLIGERSPRWNPKAKGAFIGIKMETEKKDMVRAVQEGVAFNLGVVMDVFKGKGVKIDDMIVIGGGAQSDAWLQILADVYNINIQKPNYLEEATSMGAAITAGVGVGVFENFDVIDKFLKIEETKTPNTDNQPVYSAMKPIFDEAYFALTGVFDKLSEFTK
- the hcp gene encoding hydroxylamine reductase → MSMFCFQCEQTALGKGCTKHQGVCGKKDHTAQLQDELTGAMIGLARVMEKEEVPNDEVSRLVMKGLFTTVTNVNFNDPSTKEQVTALHNLQKAIGGEVRDFDMRELWNANEDIRSLKSLILFGLRGMAAYAYHADVLGCHNEDVNAFFLTALRAIGGEEDMDTLLALVMDTGNVNLQCMAMLDKANTETYGMPEPTEVSMTIEKGPFIIITGHDLHDLYLLLEQTKDKGINIYTHGEMLPTHAYPKLKAYPHLKGNFGTAWQNQQKEFDGVPAPILYTTNCLMPVKDSYSDRVFTTEVVSYPEMVHIGPDKDFTPVIEKALELGGYPEDHKMTGINGGSVLTTGFARGTVLSVADKVVEAVKGGDISHFFLVGGCDGAKPGRNYYTEFVKQTPEDSIILTLACGKYRFNDLDLGTIDGLPRIMDVGQCNDAYSAIQIALALADAFDCTVNELPLTLVLSWYEQKAVCILLTLLSLGIKNIYLGPTLPAFVSPNVLNVLVQRFGLTPISTPEEDLKKILEK
- a CDS encoding GntR family transcriptional regulator — protein: MGLFDHQLDKNIPVPLYYQLKTLLEAYIEKEHTNYEEPIPTEMEISEAFGISRPTVRQAINSLVVEGRLYRKKSKGTFVTRPKIHQNFLESIQSFNEEMQEKGLTPKTEVLGLEVVACDEEVGRALQLEVGTEVVRLERLRYANDEPIVHVVSHLPCRLCSEMLEKDFTRVSMYHVMETELNMTIDYATRRLEAILADSATAKILGISKGSAIQYIQTIAYLTDETAVEYSKAHYRGDRSHFTFRLKRN
- a CDS encoding YbaK/EbsC family protein; this encodes MAVDKVKAYFKQYGMEDQVKELTDSTATVELAAQAVGVIPARIAKTLSFKRYDECVLVVAAGDTRIDNKKFKEEFGIKAKMLSPDEVLEFTGHAVGGVCPFGIKNPDVEVYLDDSLKRFDTVFPAAGSSNSMIELSCDDLFQYSGAMSWVDVCKYKE
- a CDS encoding class I SAM-dependent methyltransferase, whose product is MKENKYDDDVFFKKYSEMSRSQQGLSGAGEWSELQKLLPDFDNKRVLDLGCGYGWHCLYAAEHGAASVLGVDISEKMLEAAREKNSHERISYRQSAMEDLDFADSAFDVVISSLAFHYIRDFSTLAARISQWTAPGGEFVFSVEHPVFTAYGTQDWYYDDAGEILHFPVDHYYYEGKRKAVFLGEAVIKYHRTLTTYLDTLLKNGFELQRIVEPQPPAEMLDLPGMKDEMRRPMMLLVSAKKK
- the deoC gene encoding deoxyribose-phosphate aldolase, with protein sequence MKTLTVKELAGYFDHTLLKAFVTDEDFKKLCDDADKYGFKMVAINSAPVALCKKYLKDSPVHVGAAISFPLGQTTIEAKVFETENAIENGADEIDYVINIVELKNKNYDYIKREMEAIVAVCRKHGVLSKVIFENCYLTKDEIVKVAEIAREVKPDFIKTSTGFGTGGATVEDVKLMKSVVGDDVKVKAAGGIRDLETCLAMIEAGAERIGSSSSIEITEAYAKTL
- a CDS encoding tyrosine-type recombinase/integrase, yielding MVAGHLEEKNGLYYCVISYYERPGKRIRKWIPTGLRVKGNKKKAEKKLLEVRSKYIIPNAANDLNTEMLFGDYLKKWLEYRKSAIAVTTYHSYKTRIERKIAPYFDERKLKLGSLKAAHVQEFYIYLENEKLKPCTIKCYHELMNTALNYAVRSELILANPLRLVYRPVVRKAIEPHSCYNELELEKLFKVSEGTLLEIPILLGAFYGLRRSEIIGLKWSAVDFENNLININHTIVPVYSESSYIYVKENRTKTISSRRTLPLIDPVKGKLIKLKAIQLNNRLVCGNAYEDTEGYICVNEVGRLYTPNWLTTSFGKLLKKHGLRRIRFHDLRHSCASILLRKGVQMKYIQEWLGHSNIATTADIYSHLEVYDMIPLASTIEKAMQVPDNPESSNLLSFV